Proteins encoded within one genomic window of Candidatus Nezhaarchaeota archaeon:
- a CDS encoding cyclase family protein, translated as MVLIDLSRSIDPKTQVFPSYPPVSIAECAKISIHGFNAETVYMATHTSTHIDAPLHFKEGGLSIDALPLQLFMGYAVIADVWGRFKIRRGDLERALRACGYNEGDAVFIYTGWEDVYHKPDYITKNPGLMEDAAKLLVDVRARLVGIDAPSIDPGESTSFEAHHILLGAGIPVIENLCNMAGLLNKRVRYYAFPLKITGATASPVRVVVEL; from the coding sequence ATGGTCCTGATAGATCTATCGAGGAGCATAGATCCTAAGACGCAGGTCTTTCCATCATACCCTCCAGTCTCCATCGCTGAGTGCGCTAAGATAAGCATTCACGGGTTTAACGCTGAGACCGTATACATGGCTACTCACACCTCAACTCATATCGATGCCCCCCTGCATTTTAAGGAGGGGGGATTATCGATCGATGCTCTTCCTCTCCAGCTTTTCATGGGCTATGCTGTCATAGCTGACGTGTGGGGAAGGTTTAAGATAAGGAGGGGGGACCTTGAAAGAGCTTTGAGGGCTTGTGGCTACAACGAGGGGGACGCAGTCTTCATATACACTGGGTGGGAGGACGTCTATCATAAACCAGACTACATAACGAAGAATCCGGGCTTAATGGAGGATGCTGCCAAGCTACTTGTCGACGTTAGGGCTAGGCTAGTGGGCATAGATGCTCCTAGCATAGACCCTGGAGAGTCAACGAGCTTCGAGGCTCATCATATACTGCTTGGTGCTGGCATACCAGTTATTGAGAACTTGTGCAATATGGCTGGCTTACTTAATAAGAGAGTTAGGTACTACGCTTTTCCACTAAAGATTACTGGTGCCACTGCATCGCCGGTAAGAGTAGTAGTCGAGCTCTAA
- a CDS encoding cation-transporting P-type ATPase: MIKNPHAIEIEEVFRLLNSSPQGLTQEEALRRLKVYGKNVLEEEKISSLKIFLKQFKSYLIYILLIAALIAIVVGKIRDFAIIIFLVLVNSIIGYWQEHKAESAIRALKRLTESKVKVLRDQRPIEIPSSELVPGDVVLLSEGDLVTADIRLFKSSGLMVDESTITGESIPVAKDHSVLLPPDTMPYDLKNMVLAGTTVVRGSGTGVVVRTGKLTYLASIAEKVKERSPESPLTVAMNLFVRRYIFLVFALLATVGVVGYLQAREMVEIAYFLIAQLVSAVPEGLPIVTVLILTMGAMALSKRKTLVRHLPAVETLGSATVIATDKTGTITEGRLVVREVYAVDKEKLKLIAALCNDSKGGVGDPIDVALAKWVGEDYEKLRALYPRIKEYPFDVKRRFMATVNEVNNRSMIFIKGAYEVLKPMAKNNLDDLERALKSMAEKGLRVLAFGLGEWNGDNVEDWRIEMVGLIGFLDPPKEGVREAVLTAKKAGIRIIMITGDHPLTARAVAKEVGIWSEGDLVLTGRDIESMSDDELYEALRKATVLARVLPEQKYRVVKVLQERGEIVAVTGDGVNDVPALKVADLGIAMGSGAEAAKSAAKMVIVDNNLKVIVEAIKGGRVIADNIRKVIYYLVSTNMGELVLISSAISAGLPLPLYPTQVLWVNLVTNGVQDKTFPLAKEEGNVMERPPKNPYKQFFDLPQIARILVFGLTMGLGNFLLFNHLLSICSVERAVSIIFTSVVIAEWLNGFQAQKEREPFFKNIRRSLTINPYIFVGTGIGLALQSLALYVVPEWFHAIPITLECWGYALIIPLICFMVVEVRKWIELLLKKLERK, from the coding sequence ATGATTAAGAACCCTCATGCCATCGAGATCGAGGAAGTATTCAGGCTACTGAACTCATCTCCACAAGGACTAACTCAAGAGGAAGCGTTGAGAAGGCTCAAGGTCTACGGTAAGAACGTCTTAGAAGAAGAGAAGATCAGCAGTTTAAAGATATTCTTAAAGCAGTTTAAGAGCTACTTGATTTACATATTGCTTATAGCCGCGTTAATAGCCATAGTTGTAGGGAAGATCAGAGATTTCGCCATAATAATCTTCTTAGTCCTCGTTAATAGCATCATAGGGTATTGGCAGGAGCATAAAGCTGAGTCCGCCATAAGAGCCTTGAAGAGGCTCACTGAGAGCAAGGTGAAGGTTTTAAGGGATCAGAGGCCCATAGAAATACCATCGTCTGAGCTAGTCCCTGGAGACGTCGTGCTCTTATCTGAAGGAGATTTAGTAACAGCAGACATAAGGCTCTTCAAGAGCTCAGGCTTAATGGTGGATGAATCAACAATCACAGGCGAGTCCATCCCAGTGGCAAAGGATCATTCGGTACTGCTTCCTCCAGACACCATGCCCTACGACCTCAAGAACATGGTTTTAGCTGGAACTACAGTAGTCAGAGGCTCTGGGACTGGCGTGGTCGTTAGAACCGGAAAATTAACTTACTTAGCCTCAATAGCTGAGAAGGTGAAGGAGAGGTCACCTGAAAGCCCCCTCACAGTAGCTATGAACCTCTTCGTTAGAAGGTACATATTCTTGGTGTTTGCCCTCCTAGCAACTGTAGGCGTCGTCGGATATCTTCAAGCTAGAGAGATGGTGGAGATAGCTTACTTCCTCATAGCGCAGTTGGTTTCTGCTGTTCCAGAGGGCTTACCTATAGTTACGGTCTTGATCTTAACTATGGGGGCCATGGCATTGAGCAAAAGGAAGACTTTAGTGAGACACCTACCTGCTGTAGAGACCCTTGGGAGTGCAACTGTAATAGCGACCGACAAGACCGGAACTATCACCGAAGGGAGGCTTGTAGTTAGAGAGGTCTATGCAGTGGATAAAGAGAAGCTTAAGCTGATAGCTGCACTATGCAACGATTCTAAGGGAGGCGTTGGAGATCCAATAGACGTTGCTCTAGCTAAATGGGTCGGTGAGGATTATGAAAAGCTCAGAGCTCTGTACCCCAGGATTAAGGAATATCCATTTGACGTTAAGCGTAGGTTCATGGCTACCGTGAACGAAGTAAACAATCGATCGATGATCTTTATTAAAGGGGCCTACGAAGTCCTCAAACCTATGGCTAAAAACAACCTCGACGACTTAGAGAGAGCGTTAAAGTCCATGGCTGAGAAGGGCCTTAGAGTTCTAGCCTTCGGTTTAGGTGAGTGGAATGGAGATAACGTTGAAGACTGGAGAATAGAGATGGTTGGGCTCATCGGTTTTCTCGATCCTCCAAAGGAAGGAGTTAGAGAGGCGGTTCTAACAGCTAAGAAGGCCGGCATAAGGATCATCATGATAACTGGGGACCATCCATTAACAGCGAGAGCTGTAGCTAAGGAGGTAGGGATATGGAGTGAAGGAGACTTAGTGCTTACTGGGAGAGACATAGAATCCATGAGTGATGACGAGCTCTACGAAGCGTTAAGGAAAGCAACGGTCCTTGCAAGAGTACTGCCAGAGCAGAAGTACCGAGTGGTCAAGGTGCTACAGGAGAGAGGTGAGATAGTGGCTGTAACCGGCGACGGCGTCAATGACGTTCCAGCATTGAAGGTAGCTGATTTAGGCATAGCGATGGGCTCAGGAGCTGAGGCAGCTAAGAGTGCGGCTAAGATGGTTATAGTTGACAATAATTTAAAGGTCATAGTTGAAGCCATTAAGGGTGGGAGGGTAATAGCGGATAACATTAGGAAGGTGATATACTACCTGGTGTCAACGAACATGGGTGAGCTCGTACTAATATCGTCAGCGATATCGGCAGGACTGCCGCTACCGCTCTATCCAACCCAAGTGCTATGGGTCAACTTAGTCACTAACGGAGTTCAAGATAAGACATTTCCGTTAGCGAAAGAGGAAGGTAACGTTATGGAGCGACCCCCAAAGAATCCCTACAAGCAGTTCTTCGATCTACCTCAAATAGCTAGAATTTTAGTCTTCGGTCTTACCATGGGGCTAGGGAACTTTCTTCTCTTTAACCACCTATTGAGCATTTGCAGTGTTGAGAGGGCCGTCTCAATAATCTTCACCTCAGTTGTGATTGCCGAGTGGTTGAATGGATTTCAAGCTCAGAAAGAAAGGGAACCATTCTTCAAGAACATAAGGAGAAGCCTAACAATTAATCCTTACATATTCGTGGGTACTGGCATTGGCTTAGCTCTACAATCATTAGCCCTCTATGTAGTTCCTGAATGGTTCCACGCAATACCAATAACTTTGGAATGCTGGGGGTACGCGTTAATAATCCCATTAATATGCTTCATGGTTGTCGAGGTAAGAAAGTGGATCGAGCTATTACTTAAAAAGCTCGAGAGGAAGTGA
- a CDS encoding glycerophosphodiester phosphodiesterase family protein, whose protein sequence is MVIERLCKGDALSRVSVIAHRGASAYEPENTLRAIRRALDLGADMVEVDVRATRDGHIVVIHDATVDRTTSGRGYVKDMTLEELKRLDAGLGERIPTLQEVISLVKGRAGLVIEIKVPGIEEKVLKIVNDHKLHDDVIITSFHHPTLLRVKGLMARVRTGIIIASRPVRPVQLALDAKSDAIFPKYIYLDLEVVEEAHKQSLSVYPWTVDNLEDARLLIEMGVDGIVTNKPDILRQRTLMN, encoded by the coding sequence GTGGTAATTGAAAGGCTATGTAAGGGTGATGCGTTGAGTAGGGTCTCAGTTATAGCCCATAGAGGTGCCTCTGCTTATGAGCCTGAGAACACTTTGAGGGCCATAAGGAGGGCCTTGGATCTAGGTGCTGATATGGTTGAAGTGGATGTAAGGGCAACGAGGGATGGCCATATAGTGGTCATACATGACGCGACTGTCGATAGGACGACCAGTGGAAGGGGCTACGTCAAGGACATGACTCTCGAAGAATTAAAGAGGCTTGATGCGGGTTTGGGTGAACGTATCCCAACCCTCCAGGAGGTTATCTCCCTAGTCAAGGGAAGAGCCGGTCTAGTCATTGAAATCAAAGTCCCGGGAATTGAGGAGAAGGTGCTCAAGATAGTTAATGATCACAAGCTTCACGATGACGTCATAATCACATCCTTCCACCATCCAACTCTATTACGTGTCAAAGGCTTAATGGCAAGGGTGCGAACTGGCATAATCATAGCGTCGCGTCCAGTAAGACCAGTGCAGCTTGCTCTAGACGCTAAATCCGATGCCATCTTTCCGAAGTACATTTACTTAGATCTAGAAGTGGTTGAAGAGGCGCACAAGCAAAGCTTATCTGTGTACCCCTGGACCGTCGATAACCTGGAGGATGCGAGACTATTAATCGAGATGGGAGTTGACGGTATAGTCACAAATAAGCCAGACATCCTACGTCAACGAACCCTCATGAATTAG
- a CDS encoding tRNA uridine(34) 5-carboxymethylaminomethyl modification radical SAM/GNAT enzyme Elp3 translates to MSNFVENERFKVACLEIARRIVEERPRSVVEINKIKVEVAKKYKVPPPKNSDILKVVGYCEPLIPILRIKKVRSISGVIPITVMVKPHPCPHGRCIYCPGGPDVGTPSAYTGLEPAGRRAKEWNYDPYMQVKSRVNQLREIGHKVDKVEMIILGGNFTYLPLDYQTWFVKRCLDALNGIEAKDLEEAKLLAERAPIRVSGLSAETRPDLFKQEQANAMLEMGFTRIELGVQTIFDDVYRIINRGHTVNDVVEAFRIARDCGFEIIAHFMLGLPGSDPKRDLEMFRIVFDDPRFKPDCIKIYPTLVLKGTKLYEMWSRGEYKPYSSEEAAELIAEVKKIVPRWVRIQRVQRDIPSQLIVDGVKRGDLRNMALKRLEAQGLKCNCIRCREVGHVKLKKGVEPDLDHVRLKIEKYEASDGVEIFLSYEDVVNDVLVGLLRLRIPSNMAFRREVIERPSAIVRVLHVYGNVVPVGERSDGGWQHRGFGSMLLREAERIARDEYDVEKLLVLSALGVREYYVKHGYKRDGVYMAKVIK, encoded by the coding sequence ATGAGCAACTTCGTTGAGAACGAGAGATTCAAGGTAGCTTGTTTAGAGATTGCAAGGAGGATAGTAGAGGAGCGTCCGAGGAGCGTTGTTGAGATAAACAAGATCAAGGTTGAAGTGGCTAAGAAGTACAAAGTTCCACCGCCAAAAAATTCCGACATCCTAAAGGTTGTTGGCTATTGTGAGCCCCTTATACCGATATTGAGGATCAAAAAGGTGAGGTCAATAAGCGGAGTGATCCCCATAACCGTCATGGTCAAACCACATCCATGTCCGCATGGACGCTGTATATATTGTCCTGGAGGGCCTGATGTTGGAACTCCTTCGGCTTACACAGGTCTTGAGCCTGCCGGAAGGAGAGCTAAAGAGTGGAACTACGATCCATACATGCAGGTCAAGAGTAGAGTTAATCAGCTGAGGGAGATAGGCCACAAGGTTGACAAGGTTGAGATGATAATACTAGGAGGAAATTTCACCTACTTACCGTTAGATTACCAAACATGGTTTGTTAAGAGGTGCTTGGACGCTCTTAACGGCATCGAGGCTAAAGACCTTGAGGAGGCTAAGTTGCTAGCAGAGAGGGCTCCAATTAGGGTCTCAGGGCTCTCAGCTGAAACTAGACCGGACTTATTTAAGCAGGAGCAAGCAAACGCCATGCTCGAAATGGGCTTCACGAGGATAGAGCTTGGAGTCCAAACGATCTTCGACGACGTCTATCGCATTATAAACAGAGGCCACACGGTCAATGACGTTGTCGAAGCCTTTAGGATTGCGAGGGATTGCGGCTTCGAGATTATAGCCCACTTCATGCTCGGATTGCCGGGCTCTGATCCTAAGCGAGATCTCGAGATGTTCAGGATAGTGTTTGATGATCCTCGATTCAAGCCAGATTGCATAAAGATATACCCCACCCTTGTGCTGAAAGGGACTAAGCTCTATGAAATGTGGTCTCGAGGCGAGTATAAGCCGTACTCTTCCGAAGAGGCTGCTGAGCTTATAGCTGAAGTAAAGAAGATCGTACCAAGGTGGGTCAGGATTCAGAGAGTTCAACGTGACATTCCGTCCCAACTCATAGTTGATGGCGTCAAGAGGGGGGACCTTAGAAACATGGCGCTTAAGAGGCTTGAAGCTCAAGGCTTGAAGTGCAATTGCATTAGGTGTAGAGAGGTTGGACATGTAAAGCTCAAGAAGGGCGTTGAGCCAGATCTTGACCACGTGAGGTTGAAGATCGAGAAGTACGAGGCTTCCGATGGTGTGGAGATCTTCCTCTCATATGAGGACGTGGTTAATGACGTGTTGGTGGGCTTATTAAGGCTCAGGATACCTTCAAACATGGCGTTCAGGCGAGAGGTTATTGAGAGGCCATCAGCAATAGTCAGGGTCCTTCACGTTTATGGCAATGTTGTTCCAGTAGGAGAGAGGTCAGACGGTGGGTGGCAACATAGAGGCTTTGGGTCCATGCTTCTTCGAGAAGCTGAGAGAATCGCAAGGGATGAGTACGATGTTGAAAAGTTATTGGTGTTATCAGCTTTAGGCGTAAGAGAATACTACGTTAAACATGGATATAAGAGGGATGGCGTCTACATGGCGAAGGTGATAAAGTGA
- a CDS encoding N-glycosylase/DNA lyase produces MRANPERIAVIAERMSSLKLEDALRIEELDPQFQAVKLITSKMSFNVALTLITLNSIVSYRLSGRGEDYWNEFALYVSRASEPKSLIDAIKLITSFLVNSRINVALRATKVSRLLRASRARVLEPNRIVEQVSDLRGFAKALAASLRSKWSSKTIALSIKMICYAYRAYHGRPIIAPFDVPIPVDSRIAKISWSSGVAEVEDCKLRSWSDVIKVITSKPRVVQEAWNLIAKRCKIPPLHLDSILWLVGGFIVKGSSRRDAVEGASKALSRLLSKDVNEVLGIVNELIARYL; encoded by the coding sequence GTGAGGGCAAATCCTGAGAGAATAGCAGTTATTGCTGAGAGGATGAGTTCGTTGAAGTTAGAAGATGCTCTAAGGATTGAGGAACTTGACCCACAATTTCAAGCAGTTAAGCTCATTACTAGCAAGATGAGCTTTAACGTGGCTCTAACCCTCATAACGCTGAACAGTATCGTGAGCTACAGGCTTAGTGGTAGAGGAGAGGATTACTGGAACGAGTTCGCGCTCTACGTTTCAAGGGCCAGTGAGCCCAAGAGCTTAATCGACGCTATAAAGTTGATTACAAGCTTCCTTGTTAACTCCAGAATAAACGTTGCCCTGAGAGCTACGAAGGTATCCAGGCTCTTAAGAGCTTCAAGAGCAAGGGTTTTAGAGCCTAATAGAATAGTTGAGCAGGTAAGTGATCTTCGTGGCTTTGCCAAGGCGTTAGCTGCGAGCTTGAGGTCTAAGTGGAGCTCTAAGACCATTGCCCTATCAATAAAGATGATCTGCTACGCCTATAGAGCGTACCACGGGAGACCCATCATAGCACCATTCGATGTACCGATCCCGGTGGATTCAAGGATAGCCAAGATATCGTGGAGTTCAGGAGTAGCTGAGGTTGAGGATTGTAAGCTGAGGTCTTGGAGCGATGTGATCAAGGTCATAACCAGCAAGCCGAGAGTCGTTCAGGAAGCTTGGAATTTAATAGCTAAAAGGTGCAAGATACCTCCATTGCATTTGGACTCGATACTCTGGCTAGTGGGGGGCTTCATAGTTAAAGGAAGCTCGAGAAGAGATGCTGTGGAGGGAGCTAGTAAAGCTCTATCAAGATTACTCTCTAAAGACGTTAACGAGGTTCTTGGCATCGTGAATGAGTTAATAGCTAGGTACTTATAG
- a CDS encoding asparagine synthase-related protein: protein MDFATKHVEDLDEICLKIRTLLEEAVRRNLCEGMLLSGGLDTSILAVLASKYAPIKAFTVGFNKAATPDVEYARLLSSKLRLDHVVHFFDESELHKALREVIRILRTFDPMEVRNSVVVFIGLRLARDHGVRTVMTGDGSDELFAGYSFLFNLSDEELKLKLERLWETMHFSSIPLARELGLEVRLPFLDPEFKSFAMSISPGYKVRRERGKVYGKWILRKAFEGMLPSKIVWRDKTPIEVGSGTTILPRLFDEQISDDEFEAKKREYLEKDCVIIRSKEQLFYYEIYRTMIGRICQTNLSSKSCPYCKSSVNEKATYCRTCGAYPI from the coding sequence AGAGGACCTTGATGAAATTTGCCTCAAAATTCGAACTCTATTAGAGGAGGCCGTGAGGAGGAACTTATGTGAAGGAATGCTTCTATCTGGGGGGCTTGATACAAGCATTCTGGCCGTCTTAGCATCTAAATACGCCCCCATTAAGGCCTTCACCGTTGGATTTAATAAGGCTGCAACACCCGACGTTGAGTATGCAAGGCTCTTATCCTCTAAGTTAAGACTTGACCATGTTGTGCACTTTTTCGATGAAAGTGAGCTACATAAGGCCTTGAGGGAGGTCATCAGGATCCTGAGGACTTTTGACCCAATGGAGGTGCGTAACAGCGTTGTCGTATTCATCGGCTTAAGGTTAGCTAGAGATCATGGTGTGAGGACAGTCATGACTGGCGATGGAAGTGATGAGCTTTTTGCCGGTTATAGCTTTCTATTCAACTTAAGCGATGAAGAACTAAAGTTAAAGCTAGAGAGACTATGGGAGACCATGCACTTCTCATCAATACCATTAGCGAGGGAACTAGGCTTAGAGGTTAGGCTTCCATTCTTAGATCCGGAGTTTAAATCCTTTGCTATGAGCATTAGCCCAGGATACAAGGTTCGACGTGAAAGAGGGAAGGTTTATGGAAAGTGGATCCTCCGCAAAGCCTTCGAAGGCATGCTACCAAGCAAGATAGTTTGGAGGGACAAGACCCCAATAGAGGTGGGCTCTGGAACCACCATCCTCCCAAGGCTATTCGACGAGCAGATATCAGATGATGAGTTTGAGGCTAAAAAGCGAGAATACCTTGAAAAGGATTGTGTAATTATTAGGAGCAAAGAGCAGCTATTCTACTACGAGATCTACAGGACCATGATTGGAAGAATATGCCAAACTAACTTGAGTAGTAAGTCGTGCCCCTACTGCAAATCGAGCGTTAACGAAAAAGCAACATATTGTCGAACATGTGGTGCATATCCAATTTAA